The Rattus rattus isolate New Zealand unplaced genomic scaffold, Rrattus_CSIRO_v1 flattened_line_167966, whole genome shotgun sequence DNA segment TTGGGGAATTTGAACTCATGCCCGTCTGGCAGCTTGATggtcaggtcagcctggtcaaaGGTGATGCACACCTGGTGGATGGAGAAGGGCAGTGAGCTGGGGCCTGGACCAGCTCAGAGCCCTGAGGACGGTCCCTGTATAGGCGTGGTCCATTATGTTCAGAGAGGGATGCCATTCAGTGGTAATCACACAGCCAAGACCGGTCAGCCTCCGCCTCTGACCACATTGTCCAGTCCACCCAGGGTCCTGCCCAGCCCCAGTCCTACCCACCTCCGTGATGCTCCCAGGCTGGAAAGGGAAGGCAGTCTCCCGTTGTTCTGTTCCCCAGGTCCCATCGTCCTTGCTGTTACACACAATGGTGTTGGCATCTCCGTGGGCGTTGAAGCGGGGGTTGAAGTGTAGGCACAGGTTGTTGCTGTCTTTCCCCAGGTTCAACACAAAGCTAAGGAATGACAGGTGGGCTTTAAGCCGTGTTGCATGGCTCTAGACCCCGGCTGGCTTACTGAGAAAATGCAACATCAGCAGCTGGCCACTAATGTGCCCTGTTGAAAGTCAACAGGAAGGCCAGGAACCTGGATTCTACTTCTGGCCTCACCATGTGAACTGAGCTAGACCCTGCAGATTCTCTCTAACCCACATTTCCTTCCCTGTCTGTCAGTCAGAGGGCTTGCCCTGAAGGGAGC contains these protein-coding regions:
- the LOC116889798 gene encoding galectin-1, with the translated sequence SHATRLKAHLSFLSFVLNLGKDSNNLCLHFNPRFNAHGDANTIVCNSKDDGTWGTEQRETAFPFQPGSITEVCITFDQADLTIKLPDGHEFKFPNRLNMEAIDYMAADGDFKIKCVAFE